In Fervidobacterium nodosum Rt17-B1, one genomic interval encodes:
- a CDS encoding TIGR00725 family protein yields MLNIRNTNKSIKVGVIGYSGSINESPVKELENICVKLGEELGKRYVVFTGGRDGVMELVCKGVANVNGFSVGVLPWEGSDSNEYNSLVISTGLDFQMRSFILVKSVDVVVSIGGEIGTAVEILATYANKKPVILLRGTGGWTDRISKVLIDDKYLDNRKMAPVYQAWSVEEVLDIIEKIQK; encoded by the coding sequence ATGCTTAATATTCGCAACACTAACAAAAGTATAAAAGTCGGGGTTATAGGATATTCCGGTTCGATTAACGAAAGCCCAGTAAAGGAATTGGAAAATATTTGTGTCAAACTTGGTGAAGAACTTGGAAAAAGATATGTTGTATTCACAGGTGGAAGAGACGGTGTTATGGAACTTGTTTGTAAAGGTGTAGCGAATGTTAATGGTTTTTCTGTAGGAGTATTACCTTGGGAAGGTTCAGACTCGAATGAGTACAATTCGTTAGTTATATCCACTGGTCTTGATTTCCAAATGCGTTCTTTTATACTCGTGAAAAGTGTAGATGTTGTAGTGTCCATAGGTGGTGAAATTGGTACCGCCGTTGAGATTTTAGCCACTTATGCCAATAAAAAACCCGTTATATTACTCAGGGGAACAGGTGGCTGGACAGATAGAATATCGAAAGTGCTTATAGACGATAAATATCTCGATAACAGAAAAATGGCGCCGGTATACCAAGCTTGGAGTGTGGAAGAGGTATTGGATATAATAGAAAAAATACAAAAGTAA
- a CDS encoding CheR family methyltransferase, whose translation MDTVSKIKSRTVEVLKKHRMKVEEERLNRFIERISIIPIDEIPEEHFELLVIENLTIGESYFFRDKKTFEKLKSILKSKPKWNILSIGCSKGEEVYSTSIIAKEMSVEYNILGIDVNHQRIEEAINGCYRFWSIRFLSEHEIEKYFVKYEDKYCIKDEYKENTSFKVCNIGNCSALMNMKFDIIFIRRVFIYLDNVEKVLNIILNLLNDDGYSVIGSGEYFPEIYNYFEQVFDDTSAILRKIKHVKTKEKKGNLPPESIKKPEKILKDVDKNSSKIISSEPQKIPKISEKITNIVKSQNFEEELRLIEHMIENKLYDESYKKIESLAKKYPTEHLVWKYKSLIEYELSMFEKAFDSIKKAMFLNHYDEEVWQLKHLLERLGRKK comes from the coding sequence TTGGACACAGTTTCTAAAATCAAATCCCGCACAGTTGAGGTGTTAAAAAAACACCGTATGAAAGTTGAAGAAGAAAGATTGAATAGATTTATTGAAAGAATTTCGATTATTCCTATCGATGAGATTCCTGAAGAGCATTTTGAATTACTTGTTATTGAGAATCTGACGATAGGAGAATCGTATTTTTTCAGAGATAAGAAAACATTTGAAAAGCTTAAAAGTATTCTGAAGTCAAAACCAAAATGGAATATTCTTTCAATTGGCTGCTCTAAAGGTGAGGAGGTTTATTCTACATCGATAATCGCCAAAGAAATGAGTGTTGAGTATAACATATTAGGTATCGATGTAAATCATCAAAGGATAGAAGAAGCTATCAATGGTTGTTACAGATTTTGGAGTATAAGGTTTCTTTCAGAACACGAAATTGAAAAGTACTTTGTTAAATATGAAGATAAATATTGCATAAAGGATGAATACAAAGAAAATACTTCATTTAAAGTTTGCAATATAGGAAACTGTTCTGCATTAATGAACATGAAATTTGATATAATTTTTATCAGAAGGGTTTTCATATATCTTGATAATGTGGAAAAAGTTTTAAATATAATATTGAATCTTCTTAACGATGATGGGTATTCGGTAATAGGTAGCGGCGAATACTTTCCTGAAATTTACAATTACTTTGAGCAAGTTTTTGACGACACTAGCGCGATTCTGAGAAAAATCAAACATGTGAAAACAAAAGAAAAGAAAGGAAATTTGCCTCCAGAAAGCATCAAAAAACCAGAGAAGATTCTCAAAGATGTTGATAAAAATAGTTCTAAAATAATTTCAAGCGAACCACAAAAGATTCCAAAAATTTCAGAAAAAATTACAAATATTGTTAAGTCACAAAATTTTGAAGAGGAATTAAGATTAATCGAACATATGATTGAAAACAAGCTCTATGATGAATCCTATAAGAAAATCGAATCACTTGCTAAAAAATATCCAACAGAACATCTTGTTTGGAAATACAAATCACTTATTGAGTATGAGCTTTCAATGTTTGAGAAAGCTTTTGATTCAATTAAAAAAGCGATGTTTTTAAATCACTACGATGAAGAAGTTTGGCAGTTGAAACATCTTTTGGAAAGGCTAGGACGAAAAAAATAA